In one Oryza glaberrima chromosome 2, OglaRS2, whole genome shotgun sequence genomic region, the following are encoded:
- the LOC127764400 gene encoding uncharacterized protein LOC127764400 — MKIWVEGNQDAHIIVYLQERLQSHSLCYCGAQAVAAAAAAAAWDSISMVAAVSYHLVPVRPLSGTQSCISLMLAPCQLGNTADLSESSHTQLRTTASRRYVTCRSPSPVRTILTVVVVVALLLLRLHTTCERRRRLALAHAQFTALA, encoded by the exons ATGAAGATATGGGTGGAAGGGAATCAAGACGCACATATCATAGTTTATCTGCAAGAGAGACTCCAGTCTCATTCTTTGTGCTACTGTGGAGCCCAAG CtgtagctgcagctgcagcagcagcagcttgggATTCCATTTCAATGGTTGCTGCCGTTTCGTACCATCTCGTCCCTGTCCGTCCTCTCTCAG GAACTCAGAGTTGCATCAGCCTGATGCTAGCCCCATGTCAGCTGGGAAACACTGCTGACTTGTCTGAATCTAGCCACACGCAGCTGCGGACGACGGCGAGCCGCCGCTACGTGACATGCCGGTCGCCCTCCCCGGTGAGGACTATCCtgaccgtcgtcgtcgtcgttgccctcctcctcctccggctgcaCACCACCTGTGAACGAAGAAGGCGGCTTGCACTTGCACATGCACAATTTACAGCCCTGGCCTGA
- the LOC127761697 gene encoding uncharacterized protein LOC127761697 produces MGNCLQSGGGGAAALGDGKMSMRRRVCGGGGGGEEEDEAAGSSSSSVMKVKMVLTKAELEWLMAQLKAGDRRLEDVLQEMARKRNRGLLTTAAAAGDACAACAAGAGGGDGADGCWRPSLESIVEGPEMSSFSFDY; encoded by the coding sequence ATGGGCAACTGCctgcagagcggcggcggcggtgcggcggcgttGGGAGACGGGAAGatgagcatgaggaggagagtctgcggcggcggcggtggtggggaggaggaagacgaggctgcagggtcgtcgtcgtcgtcggtgatgaAGGTGAAGATGGTGCTGACGAAAGCCGAGCTGGAGTGGCTCATGGCGCAGCTCAAGGCCGGCGACCGCCGCCTCGAGGACGTGCTCCAGGAGATGGCCCGCAAGCGCAACCGCGGCCtcctcaccaccgccgccgccgccggtgacgcctgcgccgcctgcgccgccggcgccggaggaggcgacggcgccgacgggTGCTGGCGGCCCAGCCTGGAGAGCATCGTCGAGGGCCCCGAGATGAGCTCCTTCAGCTTCGACTACTGA